The nucleotide sequence ATAAGTACCGTTCGAATAGGGCGGTACCTTGACGGTACCTGACGAGAAAGCCACGGCTAACTACGTGCCAGCAGCCGCGGTAATACGTAGGTGGCAAGCGTTGTCCGGATTTATTGGGCGTAAAGCGCGCGCAGGCGGCTATGTAAGTCTGGTGTTAAAGCCCGGGGCTCAACCCCGGTTCGCATCGGAAACTGTGTAGCTTGAGTGCAGAAGAGGAAAGCGGTATTCCACGTGTAGCGGTGAAATGCGTAGAGATGTGGAGGAACACCAGTGGCGAAGGCGGCTTTCTGGTCTGTAACTGACGCTGAGGCGCGAAAGCGTGGGGAGCAAACAGGATTAGATACCCTGGTAGTCCACGCCGTAAACGATGAGTGCTAGGTGTTGGGGGTTTCAATACCCTCAGTGCCGCAGCTAACGCAATAAGCACTCCGCCTGGGGAGTACGCTCGCAAGAGTGAAACTCAAAGGAATTGACGGGGGCCCGCACAAGCGGTGGAGCATGTGGTTTAATTCGAAGCAACGCGAAGAACCTTACCAGGTCTTGACATCCCGCTGACCGCTCTGGAGACAGAGCTTCCCTTCGGGGCAGCGGTGACAGGTGGTGCATGGTTGTCGTCAGCTCGTGTCGTGAGATGTTGGGTTAAGTCCCGCAACGAGCGCAACCCTTATCTTTAGTTGCCAGCATTCAGTTGGGCACTCTAGAGAGACTGCCGTCGACAAGACGGAGGAAGGCGGGGATGACGTCAAATCATCATGCCCCTTATGACCTGGGCTACACACGTGCTACAATGGTTGGTACAACGGGATGCTACCTCGCGAGAGGACGCCAATCTCTTAAAACCAATCTCAGTTCGGATTGTAGGCTGCAACTCGCCTACATGAAGTCGGAATCGCTAGTAATCGCGGATCAGCATGCCGCGGTGAATACGTTCCCGGGCCTTGTACACACCGCCCGTCACACCACGGGAGTTTGCAACACCCGAAGTCGGTGAGGTAACCGCAAGGAGCCAGCCGCCGAAGGTGGGGTAGATGACTGGGGTGAAGTCGTAACAAGGTATCCGTACCGGAAGGTGCGGATGGATCACCTCCTTTCTATGGAGTACCAATCACAGATTATTTTCTTTCCGGTTTTGAGGGAGTATAACCCTCGCTTATATAGTGATGGGGCTGTAGCTCAGTTGGGAGAGCGCCTGCCTTGCAAGCAGGAGGTCATCGGTTCGATCCCGTTCAGCTCCACCAAAAGAATAGATATGCTCCTTGAAAACTGGATACTGCATGAAATTGCTAAGATATTAACTGTAAGTACTTTTAGTAATTACGGAAATGCAAGGATGGCCTGCTAAGTTCGTCTCATCCATGAGACAACGCATGCACTAGCACATCCTGTGCGTCGTGGTTAAGTTACTAAGGGCACACGGTGGATGCCTTGGCGCTAGGAGCCGAAGAAGGACGCAGCGAACTGCGATAAGCCTCGGGGAGCGGTAAGCACGCTTTGATCCGGGGATCTCCGAATGGGGCAACCCACCATCTGTAATGGGATGGTATCCTTCACTGAATACATAGGTGATGAGAAGGCAGACCCGGTGAACTGAAACATCTAAGTAGCCGGAGGAAGAGAAAACAATAGTGATTCCGTCAGTAGTGGCGAGCGAACGCGGAAGAGCCTAAACCGTCGGGTTTACCCGGCGGGGTTGTGGGGCGTCTCACATGGAGTTACAAAAGACGCGCGTAGGTGAACAGCTTGGGAAAGCTGACCATAGAGCGTGATAGTCGCGTAACCTAAACGCGCGTCTCTCCGAGACCAACCCCGAGTAGCGCGGGACACGTGAAATCCCGTGTGAATCTGGCAGGACCATCTGCTAAGGCTAAATACTACCTAGCGACCGATAGTGAACCAGTACCGTGAGGGAAAGGTGAAAAGCACCCCGGGAGGGGAGTGAAATAGTACCTGAAACCGTGTGCTTACAAATAGTCGGAGCCCGTTAAAAGGGTGACGGCGTGCCTTTTGTAGAATGAACCGGCGAGTTACGGTAGCGTGCGAGGTTAAGTTGAAGAGACGGAGCCGCAGCGAAAGCGAGTCTGAATAGGGCGATAGTACGCTGCCGTAGACCCGAAACCGTGTGATCTAGCCATGTCCAGGGTGAAGGTAGGGTAACACCTACTGGAGGCCCGAACCCACGCACGTTGAAAAGTGCGGGGATGAGGTGTGGCTAGCGGTGAAATTCCAATCGAACTCGGAGATAGCTGGTTCTCCCCGAAATAGCTTTAGGGCTAGCCTCGGAATTTAGAGTCTTGGAGGTAGAGCACTGATTGGGCTAGGGGCCCTCATCGGGTTACCGAACTCAGTCAAACTCCGAATGCCAATGACTTATGTCCGGGAGTCAGACGGTGAGTGCTAAGATCCATCGTCAAAAGGGAAACAGCCCAGACCATCAGCTAAGGTCCCCAAGTATACGTTAAGTGGGAAACGATGTGGAGTTGCCCAGACAACCAGGATGTTGGCTTAGAAGCAGCCACCATTTAAAGAGTGCGTAATAGCTCACTGGTCGAGTGACTCTGCGCGGAAAATGTAACGGGGCTAAACGTATCACCGAAGCTATGGCAGTCCTTACGGACTGGGTAGGGGAGCGTTCCAAGCAGCAGTGAAGCCGTACTGGAAAGAGCGGTGGAGCGCTTGGAAGTGAGAATGCCGGTGTAAGTAGCGAAAAGACAAGTGAGAATCTTGTCCACCGAAAGCCTAAGGTTTCCTGGGGAAGGCTCGTCCTCCCAGGGTTAGTCGGGACCTAAGCTGAGGCCGAAAGGCGTAGGCGATGGACAACAGGTTGATATTCCTGTACCACCTCTGTTCCGCTTGAGCAATGGCGTGACGCAGGAGGATAGGGTGAGCGGCCTACTGGATGGCCGTCCAAGCAGTGAGTGTGGGTGTGTAGGCAAATCCGCACACCGTTAAGCATGAGCTGTGATGGCGAGGGAAATTTTAGTACCGAAGTCCCTGATTTCACACTGCCAAGAAAAGCGTCTAGCGAGGAACAAGGTGCCCGTACCGCAAACCGACACAGGTAGGCGAGGAGAGAATCCTAAGGTGCGCGGGATAACTCTTGCTAAGGAACTCGGCAAAATGGCCCCGTAACTTCGGGAGAAGGGGCGCCTCGGTAGGGTTAATAGCCCGAGGGGGCCGCAGTGAAAAGGCCCAAGCGACTGTTTAGCAAAAACACAGGTCTCTGCGAAGCCGCAAGGCGAAGTATAGGGGCTGACGCCTGCCCGGTGCTGGAAGGTTAAGGGGATGAGTTAGCGCAAGCGAAGCTTTGAACCGAAGCCCCAGTAAACGGCGGCCGTAACTATAACGGTCCTAAGGTAGCGAAATTCCTTGTCGGGTAAGTTCCGACCCGCACGAAAGGCGTAACGACTTGGGCGCTGTCTCGGCAAGAGACCCGGTGAAATCATAATACCTGTGAAGATGCAGGTTACCCGCGACAAGACGGAAAGACCCCATGGAGCTTTACTGTAGCCTGGTATTGGAACTTTGTGCATCATGTACAGGATAGGTGGGAAGCTGAGAAGCAGGGGCGCCAGCCTCTGTGGAGCTGTCGGTGGGATACCACCCTTGATGTACGGAGTTTCTAACTCGTCGCCCTTATCGGGCGAGAGGACCATGCCAGGTGGGCAGTTTGACTGGGGCGGTCGCCTCCTAAAAGGTAACGGAGGCGCCCAAAGGTTCCCTCAGAATGGTCGGAAATCATTCGTAGAGTGTAAAGGCAGAAGGGAGCTTGACTGCGAGACCTACAAGTCGAGCAGGGACGAAAGTCGGGCTTAGTGATCCGGTGGTTCCGCATGGAAGGGCCATCGCTCAACGGATAAAAGCTACCCTGGGGATAACAGGCTTATCTCCCCCAAGAGTCCACATCGACGGGGAGGTTTGGCACCTCGATGTCGGCTCATCGCATCCTGGGGCTGAAGTAGGTCCCAAGGGTTGGGCTGTTCGCCCATTAAAGCGGTACGCGAGCTGGGTTCAGAACGTCGTGAGACAGTTCGGTCCCTATCTGTCGCGGGCGTAGGAAGTTTGAGGAGAGCTGTCCTTAGTACGAGAGGACCGGGATGGACGCACCGCTGGTGCACCAGTTGTCACGCCAGTGGCACAGCTGGGTAGCTATGTGCGGACGGGATAAGCGCTGAAAGCATCTAAGCGTGAAGCCCCCTCCAAGATGAGACTTCCCACAGCGCAAGCTGGTAAGACCCCCCATAGACGATGAGGTTGATAGGTTCGGTGTGGAAGCGCGGTAACGCGTGGAGCTGACGAATACTAATCGGTCGAGGACTTATCCACACATTCTTAGCAATCATGCATATCTAGTTTTGAAGGTGCATATAATCACGGAGAGTTACCCAAGAGGCCGAAGGGGACGGTTTGCTAAACCGTTAGTATGCGCAAGCGTAGCGAGGGTTCGAATCCCTCACTCTCCGCCATTTTTATTTTGGCGGCGTAGCTCAGCTGGTTAGAGCGTTCGGTTCATACCCGAAAGGTCGGGGGTTCGATTCCCTCCACCGCTACCAAACTACATAAAAAAATATGGCGGTCGTGGCGAAGGGGTTAACGCACCGGATTGTGGCTCCGGCACTCGTGGGTTCAAGTCCCATCGATCGCCCCATATCAACATGGGAGTATAGCCAAGTGGTAAGGCACGGGTCTGCAAAACCCTTATCCCCGGTTCAAATCCGGGTACTCCCTCCATTTTAGTCCCAGTAGCTCAGCAGGATAGAGCAACGGCCTTCTAAGCCGTCGGTCGGGAGTTCGAATCTCTCCTGGGACGCCACGCCTTTTCAAAAAGATAGCCTCCTTAGGACGTTGTGGCGCCTGCAGGAGGTTTTTTTCGTAGAAATTAGCGCGTCTTTCAGGATGCAAACAGAGGCAAGTGATAAGTCAAATGGCCTATTTCAAAAAAATAGATAAAAAACTTTCATCCATAACTGGAAATTTTTTGTCTAATTTGTCATAAATTATGTAAAAAATTCACAGAATATGGCTCCCATTTTATTCGGAAAATGTGACGAAACGATGATATTTTTGTAGAGAGGCGTTTGCATTCTTACAAAATTTTTGCGACATGTAACTTTCTTTTTCGACAAACGTATCTAATAGAAGACTGGACAAAAAAACGATAGTTTGACAGGAAAAATATGGGCTCCATCCAGTCGAAAACAATATTGACTTGCGAAAATTGATTGTGTATACTCAAAAACGTACTTCGTGTCAACAGAAAAACACGAGTAAAATCAGCGTTTATAGGCGGTCGTGGTGGAATTGGCAGACACACCATCTTGAGGGGGTGGCGGGGCGACCCGTGCGAGTTCGAGTCTCGCCGACCGCACCAATCCCGAAAACAAACAGGAAGAAATGGAAACGAGTGTTTGTATTTTTCTAAATAAACGGAGCCTTTTTCGACAAGGGCTTTTTTTTCTGCCAACTGCAAAGCACTGTCGAATAGAAAGAGAAAAAGGTGGGAAAGGTGATAGCAGTGCCTTATTTTTTCCCACTTTTGGGTCATTGCTTATGAATCGCATTTGATGTAAACTGCCAATTGAGAGAAAAACAATAGAGAAATGTTGGAAAAACAACACTACCTAAATTCAGATCAGACCCAATCTGGTTTAGGTCGAGGAGAAGAACCCATGAGTGTAATTAGAGAGATCATTGAGGGATTATTCATCGGATTTACTTCTGCGGTGGGTGTAATCGGCACATATCAAACATTAGTTTCATGTGCAGGCCTGTTCCGCAAAAAAGAGCAAGTAACAACTGAGCCGCAAAAGACGTTTGCTGTGCTCGTGGCAGCTCACAATGAGAGCGCCGTAATTGCTCCGCTAATTGAAAACCTGAAGAAACTCGACTATCCACGTGAAATGTACGACATCTTCGTCATTTGCGACAACTGTACAGATAACACGGCAGAAATTAGTCGGGCGCATGGTGCAATTGCATGTGAGCGTTTTGACACATCAAAGCGTGGGAAAGGCTACGGCATCGAATGGATGCTGGAGAACCTCTGGGCAAGACCTAAGCAGTACGACGCTGTCGTCATGTTTGATGCTGACAACTTGGTTGAGAAAAACTTCCTGAAAGTAATGAATGACCGTCTCTGCAAAGGGGCGCGTGTGATCCAAGGTTACCTCGACTCCAAGAACCCGTTTGATTCATGGATTACGCTGTCCTATGCGGTTACCTACTGGTTTACAAACCGTATGTGGCAACTGGCTCGTCACAATTTGGGACTGCCGAACACTTTGGGCGGAACCGGCTTGTGCATTGAGAGCAACCTGCTCAAAGAAATGGGTTGGGGAGCAACCAGTCTCACGGAAGACCTGGAATTTGCAACACGTTGTATTGAACGCGGTATTTACCCGACATGGGCACATGACACCAAGGTCTGGGATGAAAAACCGATTGACTTAAAATCGTCTATGCGCCAGCGTTTGCGTTGGATGCAAGGGCACTACGATGTGGCAGGACGCTACATTCGATCTGTCTTGTTTAATGGTATGAAGTCGAGAAAGCTGGGAATGCTTGATGCAGCCTTCTACCTCTTCCAACCGATGTACGTGCTAATGGTGACGATGATGTCGGTATTGTTCCTGGCAAGATTTTTTGATGTTGGTACCCTGACAACGGTATCCACGATCTTGCCTACGTGGCTGGTATACGGTTCTACTGCCGTGTTCTACCTGTTGCCGATCCTGGCCCTCTATTTGGATAAAGTTCCGTGGAAGGGGTACTTCGGGCTCCTCTTGCTACCATTCTTTTTCCTGACCTGGCTTCCGATTATGTTTTACGCGTTCTTTACGAAGAAAAACCAAGAGTGGAGTCATACCTCTCATACACGCGCGATTCGTATCGAGGAGATTCAGCAATAGTGACATAAACAAGCAAAAACCACAGGGGAATCTTCACCTGTGGTTTTCCTATTATCTTAAAGTAGCGAGACCGTTGCCGAATTTGGTATAATGACGTGATCAAGCAAGTAGCGTTCGCCAACGGGATTAAGGCACCAGCGCCAGACGTAGCGGTGCCCATAGGAGGAAAACAGCAATGAAGCTCGCGACAGATATTCACAACAACGACGTCCCATTGTTGTGGGGCGATAAACGATACCATACATGGAATTACCATTTAAGAGGGACTTTTCACGAAAAGATTTTCAAGGTTCCATTGGATGGCGGTTTTAGTTGTCCGAATCGGGATGGGAAAGTAGCGACAGGCGGTTGCACGTTTTGCAGTGCGAGAGGATCTGGAGATTTTGCTGGTGATCGCAGAATGGACCTGGAAAGACAGTTTCATGATGTGAAAAACCGGATGCACGAGAAATGGCCGCAAGCCAAGTATTTGGGCTTCTTCCAAGCGTACACGAATACGTATGCACCTGTAGAGGAGCTGCGGGAGATGTACGAAGTCATCCTCCAACAAGAAGGTGTAGTCGGACTCTCCATTGCTACGCGTCCTGACTGCCTGCCAGACGACGTTGTGGAGTATTTGGCTGAATTGAATGAGCGCACATATTTGTGGGTGGAGCTCGGTCTACAGACAGTCCATGAGCACACAGCCCAGTTAATTAATCGAGCGCACGATTATCAATGCTACGTGGATGCTGTTGAGAGATTGCGCAAGCACAACATCCGTGTATGCTCTCACATTATCTACGGATTGCCAGGAGAGAGCCACGAAGAAATGATGCAGACTGCAGAAGCTGTGGCACATCTGGATGTGCAGGGGATCAAGATACACCTATTGCACCTGCTGCGCAAAACGCCGATGGTGAAGCAATATGAAGCAGGACTCTTGGAATTCCTGTCACAGGAAGAGTACACGAAGCTCGTTGTGGATACATTGGAAATTTTACCTCCAGAAATGATCGTCCATCGAATCACAGGAGACGGACCACCTGATCTCTTGATTGGGCCGATGTGGAGTCGTAAAAAGTGGGAAGTTCTGAATGGTATTGATGCAGAACTAAAAGCCCGAAATAGCTGGCAAGGAAAATTTTTTGTACCACATACGTAATGATGCAATTACAAAAAGGGAGCCTTTTCTTGGCTCCCTTTCTTTTTTATAGATTGCGAATCAGATTTCTCGCACGCTTCGGGTAATTGGTGATCAGACCATCTACACCACAGTCAATGGCTCGCTGGATTTGCCGACCAGTATTTACCGTCCAGCTCAAAACTTCAAAATGATGCTCCTTTGCTTGTTTGACCAAGTCTTCCGTCAACTGATCAAATGGGACGTGCAATTGATCAGCTCGATAGTTGCGGGCTATTTCCCAAGGCTTGGCGAGTGGTCCAACGTATAAAAGTCCTGTCGTTTGTGTTGCATCCAATTGCTTGATTCGTAAAAGGCTGTCGAAGTTAAACGTTGAAATGATGGTTCGCCCTGTTAGCTGGTATCGCCTGATTTGTTCGATGACGAGCTCCTCTAAGTGGGGTTGATCCTGGAAAAAATTTTTCATCTCGATAATGAAGCGCAGAGGTGTGTCGACAAACGTCTGGAATACCTCCTGTAAGGTTGGGATGTGGGCTTTTGGTACTCGCATAGAGGAGTCTTTATCCGCACGTAGCTGACGCAGTTCGCGCAGTGAGTAATGGCGCACCAAACCTGAACCATTGGTCGTGCGCTCCAGGCTATGGTCATGAATAACAACCAGCTT is from Brevibacillus brevis and encodes:
- a CDS encoding glycosyltransferase family 2 protein; the protein is MSVIREIIEGLFIGFTSAVGVIGTYQTLVSCAGLFRKKEQVTTEPQKTFAVLVAAHNESAVIAPLIENLKKLDYPREMYDIFVICDNCTDNTAEISRAHGAIACERFDTSKRGKGYGIEWMLENLWARPKQYDAVVMFDADNLVEKNFLKVMNDRLCKGARVIQGYLDSKNPFDSWITLSYAVTYWFTNRMWQLARHNLGLPNTLGGTGLCIESNLLKEMGWGATSLTEDLEFATRCIERGIYPTWAHDTKVWDEKPIDLKSSMRQRLRWMQGHYDVAGRYIRSVLFNGMKSRKLGMLDAAFYLFQPMYVLMVTMMSVLFLARFFDVGTLTTVSTILPTWLVYGSTAVFYLLPILALYLDKVPWKGYFGLLLLPFFFLTWLPIMFYAFFTKKNQEWSHTSHTRAIRIEEIQQ
- a CDS encoding TIGR01212 family radical SAM protein (This family includes YhcC from E. coli K-12, an uncharacterized radical SAM protein.), which gives rise to MKLATDIHNNDVPLLWGDKRYHTWNYHLRGTFHEKIFKVPLDGGFSCPNRDGKVATGGCTFCSARGSGDFAGDRRMDLERQFHDVKNRMHEKWPQAKYLGFFQAYTNTYAPVEELREMYEVILQQEGVVGLSIATRPDCLPDDVVEYLAELNERTYLWVELGLQTVHEHTAQLINRAHDYQCYVDAVERLRKHNIRVCSHIIYGLPGESHEEMMQTAEAVAHLDVQGIKIHLLHLLRKTPMVKQYEAGLLEFLSQEEYTKLVVDTLEILPPEMIVHRITGDGPPDLLIGPMWSRKKWEVLNGIDAELKARNSWQGKFFVPHT
- a CDS encoding glycerophosphodiester phosphodiesterase, with product MPPLIYAHRGASGLFPENTMESFQGAVRRKANGIELDVQLSSDNKLVVIHDHSLERTTNGSGLVRHYSLRELRQLRADKDSSMRVPKAHIPTLQEVFQTFVDTPLRFIIEMKNFFQDQPHLEELVIEQIRRYQLTGRTIISTFNFDSLLRIKQLDATQTTGLLYVGPLAKPWEIARNYRADQLHVPFDQLTEDLVKQAKEHHFEVLSWTVNTGRQIQRAIDCGVDGLITNYPKRARNLIRNL